The genome window AGCTGGGCGGTTCGCTGTTGATCATCTTCAATCGGGCCGCATGGCTGGGCGCCGGCGCCCTGGCCGTGTTCACGGTGCTGACCATCCCGCTCGCGCATCCGTTCTGGAAGTTCGAGGGCGAGACCGCGTTCCACGAAATGATGGTCGTGCTCGAGCACATCACCGTGATCGGCGGCCTGATCGTCGTCGCCATCCTGGGCCATCGCGGCGCCCGCAGGTAATTTCCGTTCCAGCCATAAAAAAGGACCGACCCCGCCATGATCCGCCATATCGTCATGTGGACACTCAAGGACGAAGCCGAAGGCGCCGACCGCCAGACCAACATGCAGAAGGTCCGGCAGTTGCTGGAAAGCTGCCGCGATTGCGTGCCCGGCATCCTGGAATTCGAGGTGGGGTTGGCCACCGATGGCCACGAGGCCACGCACGACGTCGTGCTGAACTCGCTGTTCGCCAGCCGCGAGGCGCTGGACGCCTACCAGGCGCATCCACGCCACGTGGCGATCAAGCCTTTCATGGGCGCGGTGCGGGCCGAACGGGCCTGCCTGGACTACGATCTGCCGGCGGCAAGGTAGGGCGGGGATGTCGACCACGCATCCCACCGCCGTCACCGACGTACCCATTCCCTTCCTGGCCTGGCTGGGCGCCCAGCTGATCAAGGCGGAGGGCGGCCAGTCCGAGGTCCGGCTGGACGTCCTGCCGCAGCACTGCAACAGCTGGCACGTCTGCCACGGCGGCGTGCTGATGACCATGCTGGACGCGGCCATGGCCACGGCGGCGCGGTCGCTGCACCCT of Pigmentiphaga sp. H8 contains these proteins:
- a CDS encoding DoxX family protein; protein product: MLESRALLLFGRILLTFMFWTSGLVKLFDFQGGMAEMSHFGLEPAWLFNVLTILVQLGGSLLIIFNRAAWLGAGALAVFTVLTIPLAHPFWKFEGETAFHEMMVVLEHITVIGGLIVVAILGHRGARR
- a CDS encoding PaaI family thioesterase is translated as MSTTHPTAVTDVPIPFLAWLGAQLIKAEGGQSEVRLDVLPQHCNSWHVCHGGVLMTMLDAAMATAARSLHPELRGSATVDMTTSFVRPGEAGRLVAYGKCYHRSSTMAFCEAEVRDEGGGLVARSSGTFKYIKKRGDQGVDG
- a CDS encoding Dabb family protein — encoded protein: MIRHIVMWTLKDEAEGADRQTNMQKVRQLLESCRDCVPGILEFEVGLATDGHEATHDVVLNSLFASREALDAYQAHPRHVAIKPFMGAVRAERACLDYDLPAAR